One region of Pyramidobacter sp. YE332 genomic DNA includes:
- the clpB gene encoding ATP-dependent chaperone ClpB — protein sequence MNLNKLTQKSQEALSEAQNLAIQRGHQEVDVEHLTLALLSQKDGLIPSILEKTGANAAALSARTAQLLERKPRITGGYDKDRIYLSQNLSKVLTDAEKRAQALGDEYVSVEHLFAAILDLPGHPVAQLLAEGGVGADAFLKALESVRGGARVQNANPEETYEALKKYGIDLVEYARNDKLDPVIGRDDEILRVIQILSRKTKNNPVLIGEPGVGKTAIVEGLAQRILKGDVPEDLKNRTVFSLDMGSLIAGAKYRGEFEERLKAVINEVKRSEGRVILFIDEIHTIVGAGRTEGSMDAGNLLKPMLARGELHCIGATTIDEYRKNIEKDAALERRFQPVMVDPPSQEDAISILRGLKDRFQVYHGVRITDGAIVAAVTLSDRYISDRFLPDKAIDLIDEACAMVRTEINSMPSELDGVSRKVVRLEIEEAALKKEKDDASAARLAELQKELSDLKDRQKELTARYNSEKEKLTEVQQLRQKIEATKHDVETAERRYDLNKAAELQHGVLPQLQKELKEKEAALRGASGDGSLLRESVTENEISRIVSDWTGIPVTKLMEGEREKLLHLDDELHKGVIGQDEAVSLVADAIMRARAGIKDPRRPIGSFIFLGPTGVGKTELAKTLARTLFDSEDNMVRIDMSEYMEKYSVSRLLGAPPGYVGYDEGGQLTEAVRSKPYSVILFDEIEKAHPDVFNVMLQILDDGRVTDSHGRTVDFKNTVIIMTSNLGSDLLLEGVRDETIPPDVRDGVMDLLKSRFRPEFLNRVDDIVLFSPLDKAQLRKIVGLILNDLAKRLGERRIALNVSDAALDFITEYGYDPVFGARPLKRYISHNVETLVARYLIANSVVEGATLSIDVQGDRLALSAQPPRE from the coding sequence GATCCTCGAGAAGACCGGCGCCAACGCGGCGGCGCTGAGCGCCCGCACGGCCCAGCTTTTGGAGCGCAAGCCGCGGATCACCGGCGGCTACGACAAAGACCGCATCTACCTGTCGCAGAATCTGTCCAAAGTCCTGACCGACGCCGAGAAAAGGGCGCAGGCGCTTGGCGACGAATACGTTTCCGTCGAGCACCTGTTCGCGGCCATCCTCGACCTGCCCGGTCATCCCGTCGCCCAGCTGCTGGCCGAGGGCGGCGTCGGCGCCGACGCTTTTCTGAAAGCGCTCGAGAGCGTGCGCGGCGGCGCGCGCGTGCAGAACGCAAATCCGGAAGAGACCTACGAAGCCCTGAAAAAATACGGCATCGACCTCGTCGAGTACGCCCGGAACGACAAGCTCGACCCCGTCATCGGCCGCGACGACGAGATCCTGCGCGTGATCCAGATCCTCAGCCGCAAGACCAAGAACAACCCCGTGCTGATCGGCGAGCCCGGCGTCGGCAAGACCGCCATCGTCGAAGGGCTGGCGCAGCGCATCCTCAAGGGCGACGTGCCCGAAGACCTGAAAAACCGCACCGTCTTCTCCCTCGACATGGGTTCCCTGATCGCCGGCGCCAAATACCGCGGCGAATTCGAGGAGCGCCTCAAGGCCGTCATCAACGAAGTGAAGCGCAGCGAAGGCCGCGTCATCCTCTTCATCGACGAGATCCACACCATCGTCGGCGCCGGCAGGACCGAAGGCTCGATGGATGCCGGCAACCTGCTCAAGCCGATGCTGGCGCGCGGCGAGCTGCACTGCATCGGCGCCACGACCATCGACGAGTACCGCAAGAACATCGAGAAGGACGCCGCGCTCGAACGCCGCTTCCAGCCCGTGATGGTCGATCCGCCCTCCCAGGAGGACGCCATTTCGATTTTGCGCGGCCTGAAGGACCGCTTCCAGGTCTATCACGGCGTGCGCATCACCGACGGCGCCATCGTCGCCGCCGTCACGCTCTCCGACCGTTACATCAGCGACCGTTTCCTGCCCGACAAGGCCATCGACCTGATCGACGAAGCCTGCGCCATGGTGCGCACGGAGATCAACTCCATGCCTTCGGAACTGGACGGCGTTTCGCGCAAGGTCGTGCGCCTGGAGATCGAAGAAGCGGCGCTGAAAAAGGAAAAGGACGACGCCAGCGCCGCCCGTCTGGCCGAGCTGCAGAAAGAGCTTTCCGACCTGAAAGACCGGCAGAAGGAACTGACGGCGCGCTACAATTCCGAAAAGGAAAAGCTGACGGAAGTGCAGCAGCTGCGCCAGAAGATCGAAGCGACCAAACACGACGTCGAAACGGCGGAGCGCCGGTACGACCTGAACAAGGCCGCCGAGCTCCAGCACGGCGTGCTGCCCCAGCTGCAGAAGGAGCTGAAAGAGAAAGAAGCCGCCCTGCGCGGCGCATCGGGCGACGGCTCGCTGCTGCGCGAGTCGGTGACGGAAAACGAGATCTCGCGCATCGTCAGCGACTGGACGGGGATCCCCGTCACCAAGCTGATGGAAGGCGAACGGGAAAAACTCCTCCACCTCGACGACGAACTCCACAAGGGCGTCATCGGCCAGGACGAAGCCGTTTCGCTGGTCGCCGACGCCATCATGAGAGCGCGGGCCGGCATCAAGGATCCGCGCCGCCCCATCGGTTCCTTCATCTTCCTCGGCCCCACCGGCGTCGGCAAGACCGAACTGGCCAAGACGCTGGCGCGGACGCTCTTCGACAGCGAAGACAACATGGTCCGCATCGACATGTCCGAGTACATGGAGAAGTACTCCGTCTCCCGCCTGCTCGGCGCGCCTCCCGGATACGTGGGCTACGACGAGGGCGGCCAGCTCACCGAAGCCGTGCGCAGCAAACCGTACAGCGTCATCCTCTTCGACGAGATCGAAAAAGCCCACCCCGACGTGTTCAACGTCATGCTCCAGATCCTCGACGACGGCCGCGTCACCGACAGCCACGGCCGCACCGTCGATTTCAAGAACACCGTCATCATCATGACCAGCAACCTCGGTTCCGATCTGCTGCTCGAAGGCGTGCGCGACGAGACGATCCCGCCGGACGTCAGAGACGGCGTCATGGATCTGCTGAAAAGCCGCTTCCGCCCCGAATTCCTCAACCGCGTGGACGACATCGTGCTCTTCTCGCCGCTGGACAAGGCGCAGCTCCGCAAGATCGTCGGACTGATCCTGAACGACCTCGCCAAGCGCCTCGGCGAGCGCCGCATTGCGCTCAACGTCAGCGACGCGGCCCTCGATTTCATCACCGAGTACGGCTACGACCCCGTTTTCGGCGCGCGCCCGCTGAAACGCTACATCAGCCACAACGTAGAAACGCTCGTGGCGCGCTACCTGATCGCCAACTCCGTCGTCGAAGGCGCCACGCTCTCTATCGACGTGCAGGGCGACCGGCTGGCGCTTTCTGCGCAGCCGCCCCGGGAATAA